One genomic segment of Prochlorococcus marinus str. MIT 0919 includes these proteins:
- a CDS encoding HAMP domain-containing sensor histidine kinase has protein sequence MINENETQGKVEGFSTNIKIWWSEFSLRSKLLAIATLVVSLLMSGITFFALSSIQRDAGMNDTRYARDLGLLLSGNVTELVANHQDRELFNVAEKFWRSSRNIRYIFFTDPDGIVNLGIPISATPREVNSELQLTRSLQLPNELKKRPQFPLVRQHLTPQGQVTDVFVALLFKGKYVGNLALGVTPNKIALESAALTREITIAVFISIWVLVIIGAVFNALTITRPVRELLSGVKEIAQGNFKSRISLPVRGELGELLNGFNAMASQLEDYDAANIEELKAAQVKQQSLIATMADGAILLDEEGKIVLVNSTARRLFRWEGRNLEGQELLNELPEMISNDLDSYITSIRKNDLENYDLRCSLEEPARTLRIVLQSVRDSSGSNLKGIAVTVQDLTREVELNAAQSRFISNVSHELRTPLFNIKSYVETLHDLNDKLSEKEKIEFLGVANSETDRLTRLVNDVLDLSRLETGSKPIFEKIDIAPGIQQTLKNYKLNADEKEVQLMNEFESNLPSILGNWDMILQVLDNLVGNALKFSNTGSKLIIRAYTWPDICTNSIQKVSDNAPCCDVISPLPKLRIEVSDTGCGISREDQLKIFERFYRVENAVHTETGTGLGLSIVRGILEKHGSTIRMASEKDIGTTFWFELPLSQSDADELLVESERKSREREKDLEVELT, from the coding sequence ATGATTAATGAAAATGAAACCCAGGGTAAAGTAGAAGGTTTCTCAACCAATATAAAAATATGGTGGTCTGAATTTAGTCTTCGTTCTAAATTATTAGCCATTGCAACTTTAGTTGTCAGCCTATTAATGTCAGGCATCACATTTTTTGCTTTAAGCAGTATACAACGTGATGCTGGAATGAATGATACAAGATATGCAAGAGACCTAGGTTTACTTCTCTCAGGGAATGTAACTGAATTAGTAGCAAACCATCAAGATAGGGAACTGTTTAATGTTGCTGAGAAATTTTGGAGATCAAGTAGAAATATTAGATATATATTCTTTACAGATCCAGATGGAATTGTCAATCTTGGCATACCTATAAGTGCTACACCAAGAGAGGTAAATAGTGAATTGCAATTAACTAGAAGTCTTCAACTTCCTAACGAATTAAAGAAAAGGCCTCAATTCCCTTTAGTAAGGCAACATCTAACTCCTCAAGGACAGGTAACTGATGTTTTTGTGGCATTACTTTTCAAAGGCAAGTATGTAGGTAACCTTGCACTTGGTGTAACACCTAACAAAATTGCACTTGAAAGTGCTGCTTTAACTAGAGAAATAACTATTGCAGTGTTTATATCTATTTGGGTACTTGTCATTATAGGAGCAGTATTTAATGCATTAACAATTACCCGCCCAGTAAGGGAACTTTTAAGTGGTGTAAAAGAAATTGCTCAAGGGAACTTCAAATCAAGAATTTCTCTCCCAGTAAGAGGAGAGTTAGGCGAACTTCTTAATGGTTTCAATGCTATGGCTTCACAACTAGAAGATTATGATGCCGCAAATATTGAGGAACTAAAAGCTGCTCAAGTTAAACAACAATCTCTTATTGCGACAATGGCTGATGGGGCTATATTGCTTGACGAAGAAGGGAAAATTGTATTAGTTAATTCTACTGCTAGAAGGTTATTTCGTTGGGAAGGTCGAAATCTTGAAGGACAAGAATTATTAAATGAATTACCGGAAATGATATCTAATGATTTAGATAGTTACATCACATCAATTAGGAAGAATGATCTTGAGAATTATGATCTTAGATGCAGTCTTGAAGAGCCTGCTAGAACACTTAGAATTGTATTACAATCTGTAAGAGATTCGAGTGGTTCAAACCTAAAAGGAATAGCAGTTACTGTACAAGATCTTACTAGGGAAGTAGAGCTTAATGCCGCACAGAGTCGCTTTATTAGCAATGTTTCTCATGAATTGAGGACACCATTATTTAATATAAAAAGTTATGTCGAAACCTTACATGATCTTAATGACAAGCTTAGTGAGAAGGAAAAAATCGAGTTCCTAGGTGTGGCAAATTCAGAAACCGATAGGCTTACCAGGCTTGTAAATGATGTATTAGATTTATCACGACTAGAAACAGGTTCCAAGCCCATATTCGAAAAAATAGATATAGCCCCTGGGATACAGCAAACTCTAAAGAACTACAAGCTTAATGCTGATGAAAAAGAAGTTCAACTTATGAATGAATTTGAATCTAATTTGCCCTCTATACTAGGCAACTGGGATATGATTTTACAAGTACTTGATAACCTAGTGGGCAATGCATTGAAGTTTAGTAATACAGGTAGTAAATTAATAATTAGAGCATATACTTGGCCAGATATATGTACAAACTCTATTCAAAAAGTGTCTGATAATGCACCTTGCTGTGATGTTATTTCTCCTCTACCAAAACTTCGTATTGAAGTATCAGATACGGGGTGTGGCATTTCTAGAGAAGACCAATTAAAAATCTTCGAGAGATTTTATAGAGTAGAAAATGCAGTTCATACTGAGACAGGAACAGGCCTTGGCTTATCAATTGTCCGAGGAATTCTAGAAAAGCATGGAAGTACAATTCGCATGGCCAGCGAAAAGGATATAGGGACAACTTTTTGGTTCGAGCTACCTCTATCACAAAGTGATGCTGATGAGTTATTAGTTGAGTCCGAGAGAAAAAGTCGTGAGCGAGAAAAAGATTTAGAGGTTGAACTAACTTGA
- the kaiC gene encoding circadian clock protein KaiC, with protein MHLQKLPTGIEGFDDVCQGGLPSARSTLVSGTSGTGKTVFSLQYLHHGICNYDEPGIFVTFEESPLDISRNAASFGWDLPELIDQNKLFILDASPDPDGQDVAGNFDLSGLIERIIYAIRKYKAKRVAIDSITAVFQQYDAIYVVRREIFRLIARLKEIGVTTVMTTERIDEYGPIARYGVEEFVSDNVVILRNVLESERRRRTVEILKLRGTTHMKGEFPFTMSSEGISVFPLGAMRLTQRSSNVRISSGVPDLDEMCGGGYFQDSIILATGATGTGKTMLVSKFVEDAYNNKERAILFAYEESRAQLLRNATSWGIDFENMERDGLLKIICAYPESTGLEDHLQIIKTEIAQFKPSRMAIDSLSALARGVSLNAFRQFVIGVTGYAKQEEIAGFFTNTAEEFMGSHSITDSHISTITDTILLLQYVEIRGEMARAVNVFKMRGSWHDKRIREFNITSTGPEIKDSFSNFEQIFSGAPHRINSDETIPGVFKGIDVRDK; from the coding sequence ATGCATTTGCAAAAGTTGCCAACGGGTATCGAAGGATTTGACGATGTTTGTCAAGGAGGTTTGCCTTCAGCAAGAAGTACTTTGGTAAGTGGTACCTCTGGTACTGGGAAGACAGTTTTCTCTTTGCAATATTTGCATCATGGTATTTGTAATTATGATGAGCCTGGTATTTTTGTCACTTTTGAAGAGTCTCCATTAGATATTTCGCGTAATGCAGCTAGTTTCGGTTGGGATCTTCCAGAATTAATAGATCAAAATAAATTGTTTATTTTAGATGCATCTCCAGACCCTGATGGGCAAGATGTTGCAGGGAATTTTGATTTGTCTGGATTAATAGAAAGGATAATATATGCCATTAGAAAATATAAAGCAAAGAGAGTCGCTATAGATTCAATAACGGCTGTTTTTCAGCAATATGATGCTATATATGTTGTCAGAAGAGAGATCTTTAGATTAATAGCAAGACTTAAAGAAATAGGTGTAACAACTGTTATGACAACTGAAAGAATTGATGAATATGGCCCAATAGCAAGGTATGGAGTAGAAGAATTTGTTTCAGATAACGTTGTTATTCTTAGAAATGTATTGGAGTCTGAACGTAGACGAAGAACTGTTGAGATACTTAAATTAAGAGGCACTACACATATGAAAGGTGAATTCCCTTTTACTATGAGCAGTGAAGGTATAAGTGTATTCCCCTTAGGGGCAATGAGGCTTACTCAAAGATCCTCTAATGTACGAATTAGTTCGGGTGTCCCTGATCTTGATGAAATGTGCGGGGGAGGTTATTTCCAGGACTCAATCATTCTGGCAACAGGAGCAACTGGTACAGGCAAGACAATGTTGGTTTCTAAATTTGTTGAGGATGCATATAACAATAAAGAGAGAGCAATTTTGTTTGCATATGAAGAGTCCAGAGCTCAACTTCTAAGGAATGCTACAAGTTGGGGTATTGATTTTGAAAATATGGAGAGAGATGGTTTGTTGAAAATTATATGTGCATACCCTGAATCGACAGGCTTGGAGGATCATCTACAGATAATCAAGACAGAGATCGCTCAATTTAAGCCATCTAGAATGGCTATAGACTCACTTTCTGCATTAGCTAGGGGTGTCAGCCTCAATGCCTTTAGGCAATTTGTGATAGGTGTTACTGGTTATGCTAAGCAAGAAGAAATTGCAGGTTTTTTTACTAACACAGCTGAGGAATTTATGGGGAGTCACTCTATTACCGATTCTCATATTTCAACAATAACTGACACTATATTACTTCTTCAATATGTTGAAATAAGGGGAGAAATGGCTAGAGCAGTTAATGTATTTAAAATGCGTGGATCCTGGCATGATAAGAGGATTAGAGAATTTAATATAACAAGTACAGGCCCTGAGATAAAAGACTCATTTTCTAACTTTGAACAAATCTTTAGTGGTGCGCCTCATCGTATAAATTCTGACGAGACCATCCCTGGAGTATTTAAAGGTATTGATGTAAGAGACAAATAA
- the kaiB gene encoding circadian clock protein KaiB, producing the protein MSLRKTYILKLYVAGNTPNSMRALKTLHEILETEFKGVYALKVIDVLKNPQLAEEDKILATPTLAKILPPPVRRIIGDLSDRERVLIGLDLLYEELSEKDFFSLKAKPL; encoded by the coding sequence ATGAGTCTAAGGAAAACTTACATTCTCAAGCTTTATGTAGCTGGGAATACCCCTAATTCTATGAGGGCATTGAAAACGCTTCATGAAATTTTGGAAACTGAATTTAAAGGGGTATATGCATTGAAGGTTATTGATGTTTTAAAAAATCCACAGTTGGCAGAAGAGGACAAAATTCTTGCCACGCCAACATTGGCCAAGATTCTTCCTCCTCCTGTTAGACGAATTATCGGAGATCTTTCCGATAGGGAGAGAGTTCTTATAGGTCTAGATTTGCTTTATGAAGAACTATCGGAAAAAGATTTTTTTTCTTTGAAAGCAAAGCCTTTGTAG
- the rplU gene encoding 50S ribosomal protein L21 — protein MAPNKTNTPSDSVRNYAIVEASGSQFWLEENRYYDFDRIHADVDKTVTLKKVLLLNDGGNLNIGKPYVEGATVEVKIMAHRRGSKIIVYKMRPKKKTRRKNGHRQELTRVMVQSISLGNKKPSAAKAKTATKATKATKATTEKVSKTSTKSKSPSKVKVDKEKTT, from the coding sequence ATGGCACCTAATAAGACAAACACCCCGTCAGACTCAGTTCGCAACTACGCAATAGTTGAAGCTTCTGGTTCACAGTTCTGGTTAGAAGAAAACCGCTATTACGATTTTGATCGTATCCATGCTGATGTAGATAAAACCGTAACTCTCAAAAAGGTCCTCTTGTTAAATGATGGAGGCAATTTAAATATTGGGAAACCCTACGTAGAGGGTGCAACTGTTGAAGTCAAAATAATGGCTCATAGGAGGGGGTCAAAAATAATTGTTTATAAAATGCGTCCCAAGAAAAAAACACGCAGAAAAAATGGACATAGACAAGAATTAACTAGAGTAATGGTTCAGTCAATTTCTCTAGGGAATAAAAAGCCCTCCGCAGCCAAAGCAAAAACAGCAACTAAAGCAACTAAAGCAACTAAAGCAACTACAGAAAAAGTTTCAAAAACCAGCACTAAAAGCAAGTCACCTAGTAAAGTAAAGGTTGACAAAGAAAAAACAACTTAA
- the rpmA gene encoding 50S ribosomal protein L27, protein MAHKKGTGSTRNGRDSNSKRLGVKAYGGTSVTAGSILIRQRGTSVLPGINVGKGKDDTLFALVDGVVNFETIRRGLKNRKRINVGIAV, encoded by the coding sequence ATGGCCCACAAAAAAGGAACTGGTTCTACTAGAAACGGAAGAGATTCAAACTCTAAAAGACTTGGAGTAAAAGCCTATGGTGGAACATCAGTTACTGCTGGTTCAATTCTTATACGTCAAAGAGGTACATCCGTACTTCCAGGAATTAATGTAGGCAAAGGGAAAGATGATACTCTCTTCGCACTAGTTGATGGTGTAGTTAATTTCGAAACAATCAGAAGAGGGCTTAAGAATAGGAAGAGAATAAATGTAGGGATTGCAGTCTAA
- a CDS encoding class I SAM-dependent methyltransferase, giving the protein MDKFNINLNEFLNTGFYLKDHLSDYLDLSRANLDSELKDGLKNMASFHPVSFQTEEVTSFYESKVGTAHLLELAAWHLGSADYIADTIRLQQMFAHGKVLDFGGGIGTHAIAASALPSVEHVYFVDLNPHNREFVSYRANHLGLNERISVHRDLSSTGEVLFDTITCLDVLEHLPDPAEQLLLFLNRLSANSIALMNWYFYKGNNGEYPFHIDDKKIVKNFFLTLQKNFIEQFHPFLITTRAYRPMKSN; this is encoded by the coding sequence ATGGATAAATTCAATATTAATCTGAATGAATTTTTAAACACCGGTTTTTATCTTAAAGACCATTTGTCGGATTACTTGGATCTCTCTAGAGCGAATTTAGATTCCGAACTAAAAGATGGTTTGAAAAATATGGCTTCTTTTCATCCAGTTAGTTTTCAGACAGAAGAAGTGACAAGTTTCTACGAATCTAAAGTTGGTACGGCTCACCTTTTGGAATTGGCTGCTTGGCATTTGGGAAGCGCGGATTACATTGCTGATACAATCAGGCTTCAACAAATGTTTGCTCATGGAAAAGTTTTAGATTTTGGAGGTGGTATAGGGACACATGCCATAGCGGCATCAGCATTACCCTCGGTTGAGCATGTGTATTTTGTAGATTTAAATCCTCATAATAGAGAATTTGTTTCTTATAGAGCAAATCATCTTGGCTTAAATGAAAGGATTTCCGTGCATAGGGATTTAAGTAGCACTGGGGAAGTTTTATTTGACACTATTACCTGCTTGGATGTGTTGGAACATCTCCCTGATCCAGCTGAGCAGCTTTTATTATTTTTAAATAGATTATCAGCTAATTCAATTGCTTTAATGAACTGGTATTTCTATAAAGGTAATAATGGCGAATATCCATTTCACATAGATGATAAAAAAATCGTCAAAAACTTTTTCTTGACGTTACAAAAAAATTTCATAGAGCAATTTCACCCTTTCTTGATAACTACTAGAGCTTATAGACCTATGAAATCAAATTAG
- the truB gene encoding tRNA pseudouridine(55) synthase TruB, translated as MENPFGFVVIDKPAGITSHDCVSRLRKVYGIKKVGHGGTLDPRVTGVLPIAIGNATRLLPYLKTSKRYQGKIQFGQQSNTDDLDGEIISNQSWPQLSEQSINCFLDNFRGDIKQSPPLFSSIHINGERAYKKARRGEFFSIPKKDITIYELSLISWDQESGLLELNIHCSSGTYIRSLARDIGDLIGCGGLLAELRRIEALGFKESEAIALPSLEKHNVKKPILINPSEPLDHLGSYHLTAEEELFWRTGREIITSKNRLKTGNDINSTDKEFLNNHLLTIDHSGKIAGIGIITVDNIIRPKIVFNSY; from the coding sequence TTGGAAAATCCATTTGGTTTTGTGGTCATAGACAAACCTGCTGGGATAACCTCTCATGACTGTGTTAGTAGACTTCGCAAAGTGTATGGCATAAAAAAAGTTGGACATGGCGGGACTCTTGATCCTAGAGTCACAGGAGTACTTCCTATCGCAATAGGTAATGCAACAAGACTTTTACCATATCTCAAAACATCTAAAAGATACCAGGGTAAAATACAATTTGGTCAACAATCAAATACCGATGACCTGGATGGCGAAATTATCAGTAATCAAAGCTGGCCCCAATTAAGTGAGCAATCTATCAATTGCTTCCTTGATAACTTCAGAGGAGATATCAAGCAATCACCACCTCTATTTTCAAGTATTCATATAAATGGAGAACGCGCTTACAAGAAAGCTCGTAGAGGTGAATTTTTCTCTATTCCCAAAAAAGATATTACTATTTACGAGCTTAGTCTTATATCTTGGGACCAAGAGAGTGGCCTCCTAGAGTTAAATATTCACTGTTCTTCTGGAACATATATTCGCTCTCTTGCTAGGGATATAGGTGACCTTATTGGGTGTGGCGGATTATTAGCAGAACTAAGAAGAATCGAAGCCTTAGGATTTAAAGAGAGTGAAGCAATAGCCTTGCCAAGCCTTGAAAAGCATAATGTTAAAAAGCCAATTTTAATAAATCCTTCGGAACCACTTGATCACTTGGGTTCTTACCATTTAACTGCAGAAGAAGAGCTTTTTTGGAGGACAGGTCGAGAAATAATTACATCAAAGAATCGTCTAAAAACTGGTAATGATATTAATTCAACTGATAAAGAATTTCTCAACAATCACCTATTAACTATTGATCATTCAGGCAAAATTGCTGGAATTGGTATAATAACTGTTGATAATATTATCAGGCCAAAAATAGTATTTAATTCTTACTAA
- a CDS encoding SpoIID/LytB domain-containing protein: MSLIPLQGVKAGYSKFIRVLILEAKDLSFRSDGAQPILVRGLDLKYKEKSLTSLKLKIENGQVRSITNGSYGRSAKKPIKSDLRIRSRDPRGIWLGTRRYAGELRVFQDGNKFKVVNHLPIEKYLKSVVGAEVPKSWPSEALKAQAIAARTYAVNQIKSQNKFDIGSSISNQVYLGLESETPSIAKAVDATNSLVLVHNGNLIQAVFHSSSGGKTENSGSVWKHQKPYLVSVKDYDQNSPNFEWKKSIKPEELYSIFYKIGGVNAIRVTKLTSTNRILEVLVYGPKGKAYLTGKELRKKLNLKSTMLKFDMVPYMPENIIKDNSSLLLSSEKANKSKRDKFPLPLPPLTNNSAYGYPKLPFLPSRYSLLISGFGSGHGVGMSQWGAYGMAIEGASYQRILQHYYKGVRIKNYSYLYN, encoded by the coding sequence GTGTCTCTTATTCCTTTGCAAGGAGTAAAGGCTGGTTATAGCAAATTTATAAGAGTTTTAATACTAGAAGCAAAAGATTTATCTTTTAGGTCTGATGGAGCCCAGCCAATTCTTGTAAGAGGACTTGACTTAAAATATAAAGAAAAGAGTTTAACCTCTCTGAAGCTAAAGATTGAAAACGGTCAAGTTAGATCTATTACCAATGGTTCATATGGTAGAAGTGCAAAAAAACCTATCAAAAGTGATCTTAGAATTAGGAGCAGAGATCCTAGGGGGATATGGCTTGGGACAAGAAGATATGCAGGCGAATTAAGGGTTTTTCAAGATGGCAATAAATTCAAAGTCGTAAATCATTTGCCGATTGAAAAATATTTAAAAAGTGTTGTTGGTGCAGAAGTGCCTAAATCTTGGCCTTCGGAAGCTCTTAAAGCACAAGCTATTGCCGCAAGAACATATGCTGTTAATCAAATAAAAAGTCAAAATAAGTTTGATATTGGATCTTCTATTAGTAATCAGGTTTATTTGGGACTTGAATCTGAGACACCTTCAATAGCTAAAGCTGTAGATGCAACTAATTCATTAGTACTTGTTCATAATGGAAATTTGATTCAAGCTGTATTTCATAGTAGCTCAGGCGGTAAAACCGAAAATAGTGGATCAGTTTGGAAGCATCAGAAGCCTTATTTGGTTAGTGTCAAAGATTATGATCAAAATTCTCCAAACTTTGAATGGAAGAAAAGTATTAAACCTGAAGAACTTTATTCTATTTTTTATAAAATTGGTGGAGTAAATGCAATTCGGGTAACTAAATTAACATCTACAAATAGAATACTAGAGGTACTGGTATATGGACCAAAAGGCAAGGCTTATTTGACAGGCAAGGAACTAAGAAAAAAGTTAAACCTGAAAAGCACTATGCTTAAATTTGATATGGTTCCTTATATGCCTGAAAATATAATTAAAGACAATAGCAGTTTACTTCTATCGTCTGAAAAGGCCAATAAGTCAAAAAGGGATAAATTCCCATTGCCTTTGCCGCCATTGACGAATAATAGTGCTTATGGATATCCTAAACTCCCATTCTTGCCTAGTCGATACTCATTATTAATTAGTGGGTTTGGTTCAGGCCATGGAGTAGGTATGAGCCAATGGGGTGCTTATGGAATGGCAATAGAAGGAGCAAGTTATCAAAGGATACTTCAGCATTATTATAAAGGGGTTAGGATAAAGAATTACTCTTATTTGTATAACTAA
- the rnz gene encoding ribonuclease Z yields the protein MQVTFLGTSSGVPTRGRNVSAMALRLPQRSELWLFDCGEGTQHQFLRSELKTSQLRRIFITHMHGDHTYGLPGLLASLGLAGNSSGIDLYGPNELKSYVSGVLKTSSSRISYPFQIHSIEKSNNENYIVFEDKDFIVRCTQLIHRVPAFAYRVDQKPRPGRFNIKKAKALDIPSGPIYSKLQLGEKVQLEDGRVFHGKDFCGPQRPGSSIVYCTDTIFSKAAIKLAKGADLLIHESTFAHKDIDMAYQRKHSTSTMAAQTAVEASVKQLVLTHLSPRYAPGNELSPNDLLNEAKEIFPNTLLAKDFLQIDTEKPETVRDT from the coding sequence TTGCAAGTTACTTTCCTAGGAACAAGTTCTGGAGTGCCCACTAGAGGCAGAAATGTCTCAGCAATGGCTTTGCGTCTGCCACAAAGATCAGAGTTATGGCTATTTGACTGCGGAGAAGGGACTCAACACCAATTTCTTCGTAGTGAACTGAAAACTTCACAACTTCGCAGAATATTTATCACTCATATGCATGGCGATCATACTTATGGCTTGCCTGGTCTACTGGCAAGTTTAGGCCTTGCAGGAAATAGTTCCGGGATAGACCTATATGGACCAAATGAATTAAAAAGTTATGTATCAGGCGTTTTAAAAACCAGCTCAAGCAGAATTTCCTACCCTTTTCAAATTCATTCAATAGAAAAATCAAATAATGAAAACTATATAGTCTTTGAAGATAAAGATTTTATTGTTCGGTGCACTCAGTTAATACATAGAGTCCCTGCATTTGCATACAGAGTCGACCAAAAACCAAGGCCAGGTCGTTTCAATATTAAGAAAGCAAAAGCTTTGGATATCCCCTCAGGCCCTATCTATTCCAAATTGCAACTAGGGGAAAAAGTACAACTAGAGGATGGTCGAGTCTTTCATGGGAAAGACTTCTGCGGCCCACAAAGGCCTGGCTCTAGCATTGTTTATTGCACTGACACGATTTTCTCAAAAGCAGCAATAAAACTAGCTAAAGGAGCAGATCTATTAATACATGAATCAACTTTTGCGCATAAAGACATTGATATGGCTTATCAAAGGAAGCATTCGACATCAACCATGGCTGCCCAAACTGCAGTAGAAGCATCAGTCAAACAGCTTGTTCTTACACATTTGAGCCCAAGATATGCACCAGGCAATGAATTATCTCCTAATGACTTACTTAACGAAGCTAAAGAAATTTTCCCTAATACCCTGCTAGCAAAGGATTTCCTCCAAATTGATACAGAAAAGCCTGAAACAGTTCGTGATACCTAG
- a CDS encoding pentapeptide repeat-containing protein: MASLFSSLKRSLSRLLILVPVILGLTISPISVGALYPSDPSSVDSLDTSLHGQNLQNTEYVKYDLSGRDLGDADLSGSYFSVSNLKNANLSGANMQNVIAYASRFDNADLTNANFTGAELLKSYFNGAVIDGTDFTDAVLDLSQVKALCERASGKTAESLQCGGLNQSYVPASKEQNKFNPGIS, encoded by the coding sequence ATGGCCTCTCTATTTTCTTCCTTGAAACGGTCTCTATCAAGATTACTAATCTTGGTCCCAGTAATACTTGGGTTGACTATCAGTCCAATATCCGTAGGTGCTTTATATCCAAGCGACCCATCATCAGTTGATTCGCTTGACACTAGTCTCCATGGCCAGAACCTTCAGAACACTGAATATGTCAAATACGACCTTTCAGGAAGGGATCTAGGCGATGCAGATCTAAGCGGTTCATATTTCAGCGTCTCCAACCTTAAAAATGCAAATCTAAGCGGTGCAAATATGCAAAATGTTATTGCATATGCCTCTAGATTTGATAATGCTGATTTAACAAATGCAAATTTCACTGGTGCTGAGCTGTTGAAAAGTTATTTCAACGGTGCAGTTATTGATGGCACAGATTTTACAGATGCTGTGCTTGATCTATCTCAAGTGAAAGCTTTGTGTGAAAGAGCATCAGGTAAGACTGCAGAAAGCCTGCAATGTGGTGGACTTAATCAGAGTTACGTTCCTGCTTCAAAAGAACAAAACAAATTCAACCCTGGCATTAGCTGA